TATTGCCTTCTTCCATTTTATCAATTGTGGTATTTATCAAATTTATTAATACTTGTTTGAGCCAATGGTAATCTGCTAAAATGTGAATTTCTGAATCTGACGGTGAAAGAACGAAAGGATAATTACGGTTGACTGCTAATAGATAGGTTAAGTTATAAATTTCTTCTAAAAATTCACTTAATTGTAAAGTCTGAATATCTAATTTATTTCTACCAGATTCGATTTTAGAAACATTCAGAATCTCATCAATTAGTTTTAATAATTTTAGTGATTTTTGGTGAGCTTGGCCGATAAATTCCCGCTCTTCTTCGGGATTTTCACATAAATCTGCCAAAATCAATTGATGTAATCCTATGATACTACTTAATGGCGATCGCAATTCATGACTAATTCTAGCTAAAAACCCCGCTTGAAACTGACTCATTTCCCGCGCTTGATGATATGCGAGTTGAGTTTGCTGCAATTCTTGTAAAAGTGGGTTTTCTTGCTGTTGTGGCGCATTTTGAATGGAAATGGATGGAGATTTAACGGACTGTAGGAATAATTTACAAATACCTATTCCTAATCCTACTCCTGTTCCTAAATATAGCCAGTTACTAAAGTTCATAATTATCTAATTTAATACTACCTTGTCTTAAAATCTGCCAGTTATTTTCTGTCCATTTAGCAACGGTGGAAGGTATTCCCAAACCCTGATATTCTATAGCTTCTAATGTTAAAACCTCTGGAAATTGAGCTTCTATTTCGGCTTTGGTTTCTAAAGCTGGTTGACCTGATAAATTAGCGCTAGTTGTAGCCATTGGACCTGTTTGCGCTAAAATAGTTTGGGCAATTGGATTATTTGGGACTCTAATACCAATAGTGCTAGGATCATGGGGATTCATGACTTGGGGAATTTTATCACTAGCTGGTAATACTAAGGTTAATGCACCTGGCCAGTATTGATTCACAATTTTTTGCCAAATTTGATATTCTATCTCGCTACCTTGAACATAATCCCATAAATCTTCGGCTTTGGCTGCCATTAAAATCAAGGGTTTATCGAAACTGCGTTGTTTTGCCGCATAAATTAATTCTGCTTGTGTGGGTATAGTGGCTAATGCAGGGACGGTATCTGTGGGAAAACTGATGAGTTTTCCAGTTTTTGCAGCTTCTATAAGTCCTGATAATGAAAGGTTCATAAGTAGGGTTTTTCTGTTGGTGTTTTGAACTGGGGATGATTTTTTTGATATTATTATAATAGTAGAAATGGGGTTTAAAAACATGACTCAACTAACACCAAAACAACCAGCAAGCACGAGAGAAACACCCTCATGCTGTACATTGTATGTTTCGGTTGAATGAAATTGGAGCAGTTGGGAGAATATGATCGAGGGTTATTTTTGTTATTATTAATTTAATATAGTCATAAAATTGGAGTTTAAACCCATGACACAACTAACACCAAAAACAGCAAGAAGAAGAGGAAGGATTTTTCCTGAACTGACTTTATCACCGGAAGAATTAGCTAGACGTAAAGCAGAAGATGAACAATTTTATCAACGTTGTTGGGCAATTTTTGAAAAATTGCTTCCTGAGTTGATAAAAGATCATTATGGTTGGTATATTGCCATAGAACCCGATAGTGGTGATTATTTCGTTAATCAAAATAAGGAAGTTGCTAGTAAGAAAGCAAGGGAGAAACATCCTAATCTGATACATTTTTTATTTGGCATCAATGAAACTGGAGTAACTGGGAGAATATGATCGAGGGTTATTTTGGTGATGGGGGGCGGTTATTTTTTGAGGTTGAATTAATTACTACTGATGGCTTAAATCTGCCTGTGGATACTTTGTTTGATACTGGTTTCACAGGCTTTATGGCTATTAATAAACAAGATTTACAAGGTCTAAATTGGCCATTTATATCTAAGGAAAAGTTAAGAACTGCACAGGGAGAGTCGAGATTTGATCTTTATTCTGGTAAGGTGATTTTGGATAATCAAGAGTATAAAATTCCTGTTTATGCTGGAGATGAATTAACGGAAATTTTATTGGGTTCAGCGTGGTTGGAGTTTTTGCCTTTGGTGGTGAATTTTCAACAGAGTATTTTGACTTTGGGATGATTTTTTTGATAAAATTAAAATTAGTTGATAGTTAACCGTTAATCTTGCCAGTAGAGGTAATTTTATGCAATTGGAAATTCAGCTTGATGATGACTGTGTTCAAAAACTTGCGTATATTCAGGAACAGACTAATCAAGATTTTAGTGAAGCTATTAAACAAGCTATTGAAAAATACTATAACCAAGTTCAAACTAATAATAAACCGCCTTTAGCAATATTTAAAGAACTTGGTTTAGTCGGATGTTTTAATGGTGATTCTGATCTGTCTGTTACTTATAAAACAAAAATGGCTGACTATCTTCAGGATAAACAAAAAGAAGAGCGATTATGATTATTGTTGATACTGGTGCTTTATTAGCGTTGTTTAACCAAAGAGATACTTATCATTTTCAAGCACAAATTGCATTTAATAATATTTCAGAACCACTAATTTCAACTTATCCAGTAGTTACTGAAACTTGTTATATGTTAACACAATTTGCTAGTGATACAGCCTCATTCAATTTTTTAAAAAGTTTTTGTTTAGGTGCTTTTGAGATTTTTTATCTTGAAAAGTATCATGTTGAAAGGATAATTGAATTAATGGAAAATTACGCAAATTTACCAATGGATTTAGCAGATGCTTCGCTGGTTGTACTTGCTGAACATCTGCAAAATGGGCGGATTTTTACAAAAGAAGGGAACAGGGAACAGGGAACAGGGAACAGGGAACAGGGAACAGATAAGAAACACTCATTTGCACCAGTTTAAAGCTCAGTCAAAAAAAAGATGTTTTTACAAGATGCGTAGCACGAAAAAAAACAGTGTCATTATCTCAATCTCATGTTTTTAAACATGAGTTTTTCCTGTTAGAAAGTTGCCCGTTCCCTGTTCCCTCTGAATGTTGATAGAAGAGATTTTAATACTTACCGATGGAATAAAACTAATTCATTTGAAAATTTGTTTTTTTGACAAGCATAAAAGATGCAAAGAAGAGGGTTATTTTTAATTAATTGGTAAATCTCGTAGGTAGTAAAATTTATCTGTTTTCCCATCGTTTGCTTTTTCTCTTCCTAAGTAACCTGTTAATGGTGATGATAGTTCTATTAAAATTTCGTGCATTTCTCCTGGTTTTAATGGTTGTGGTGGGTTTGAACCGAAATATGCACCATCTAAAGTATCAACTCCAGCAGATTCTATTCCTGAGTTTTGTAGATAGTTTTTGACAAGTTGGATAATGTGCGATCGCAATTTAATCTCTTTTTCTATTTTATCTATATATTCATTAATTTTATCATCAATTTGCCCCGGTTCTAAGTATTTCTGTAATTCAATTAAGTTTATTGCACCTGGATATTTTGCTTTGAGTTCTACTAATTTTTGTAATGTCATAGCTTTGATAATACTGACTTTCCATTGTTGTGATGATTTTTGAGTATCTGAGGTAGCGTTACCTGGTCCTATTACCAATTTGGCCGAGTTGATAAATTGTTCTCTACCTAAGTGCATTCCACCAAGTTTAATTAATTCCTCAACTGTACGGCTAGGAATACTTTTACCTGCTTTACATTCACAAACTAAAGCATAAGGTTGTGAACAATATAAGTCTAAACCTCCTGCACCTCCTTTATAAGCAGTTTCAACTTTAAATCCTAAAAAATCAAGGCTATCCCGTGCGATATTTTCAAAGTCTGTACCCGCTTGATAGTTGCTTTTTTTCTCTTCTAGTTCTATGCTTCTATCTCCTAATGTTGTAATTGTTTTTATCCAATCCAGACTTTGATCTAATTTTGTAATAGGTGGAACACTATACCAGCCTAGAAATTGCTTAATGTCGTGATTAAGTTTTTCAATATCTGGATTGGTTGCTGAAATATTTTGACATTGAAACTGTAAGGTTTCTATATTTTGGTATGGAGAAATATTTCCAGACAAAATTAAGCTTTTTCGGTTGCTAAAACTAGAATCAGAAACCACAGAAATATCATTTTCACTTGCATGATTTACTATATCTTCAGATTTAGTCCAATAAAATGAACCTGTATCAGTTGGTATATTAACTATGCAATGTTTGGAAAGATAGTAAACTCGCAATATCAATAATTTGAGAAATTTCTGCTGTTCAAATATCTTTTCTAAAGCAGTCAAATTCCAAATTGTTGATTGTGCAATTTTCGGTAAAAGATCCTTTTGCTCAGGATTAATACGCCATTGATATTCACAACGCGCCCAAAATTTAAGATGAATAGGATATGTTGAATATTTAGCTAAGGCATTTTTAGCTTTTGCTAAATATTCAGGTTGATAGTATTCCTCTAAGCTGAGATTATCTGGAAGTTTTTGAGATGGATATAACCAAAATGATTTACCTTCATTTTGAAACTGCTTAAAAGGTACTACAATCAATTTCCCCAAAGCCAGCATTTCTATATCAAAAGCTGGTAATTGAATTCCATTCATTATTTGAATATTCATATCACACCGGCGCACTCAAAATTTCACAAATTAATAGATTATCAGCAGCAAGACTTAAATCTTTCACAAATTGAGTTACCTCTTCTTTGGTAAATCCATAGTCTTCAGCTTGTTCATAAATTTTTTGAATCGCTACTAGAGGTTTAATATCATTTTTTTTCAAAACGACTACTTCACCACCTTGCTGTTTTTCCAGTTTTTCTTTAAGCTCATATCCAGTTTTCCAATTGCGAGGAACATCAGTAGAACGTACTAAACAACCACGAGTAATTCCATATTTATGATAATCTAATAATCTCCTAATTACTGCATTAAATGTATTTCCATTTGTTGTTTCACATATTCTTACACCAATTTTTACCTCGCATATATTTAAGCAGTCATAACCAGAGATAATAAAATGTAAATCATGTGTTGCATCAGCAATTTTTTTAACTTCTTGAATTACTACATCTGCTGTACCACCATTAGGAATCATAGTCATAGCACAGAGAATTATTGCTGCTAACTGATCATCCTCTTTCATTGGTACACGAATTTGTTTAAGTAACTCTTGATAGGTTTCTAAAAATTGTTTATTTTTATCTAGTGGTAATGGGGGATCTACTGGTTCGTTACCTTTTGTTCCCAGTGGTTGAATAATTACCTTTTCAAACTCGTCAGCGCACCAGATCATCAAAGAACGCGCACCAGCAGATTCACTAGCAATATGTCTAATTTTGCTTTCCTCAAAAGGATATAAATGAGGATAATCTTGAGAATTGAGGCTATTATTTTTATAAAACCAATCTAGTCTGAGCTTAACCAATTCTATAGTTTCTTCAGTAGTAGGTGGTTTGGCTCTAACTGCTCTTTGACCAACTCGATCTGGAATACCACTTCCCATTTGCTCAATTTCTCGCCATGTGTCACTAATAACGCAGCAAATCAGAATTACATTACTACATTGAAAGTAGATTTGATCGATACATTTAGCAATTGTTTGAGCAGGACTATCTCCAGAATCATTATCAGTACCAGCACTATCAAGTTGATCAAAACAAATTACCACTGGTAATGATGCTACTTCAGCTAATTTGCAAATTTGCTGTATCATCCAGATAGATTTATCTTCTTGTATATCAAGTGAAAATTCTGGTAATCCTATTGTTTTAAGCTCTGAATTATCCTCTCCTTTAATCCAAGCTAAAGAAATTTGAGCAATTTTTACATTTTTCAAAAGTAGAAATAATAGTGCTTTTAAAAAGTTGAAATCAATTCCAGTTTGATTTTCTAAAATTGCTTCAACTAATTCATCAAAAAAGCTTAATAGAGTGGTTTTAGTTTGACTTGCTACAATATATTTTCGTAATTCATCAGGTGAATTACATTTTTCAATATATGAGCGATATTTATCCTCAAACTCTGTTCCTTTTAAAGTATTAATTGCTGCTGCTGCTAATTTTTGCCATTGAGTGATTCCTTTACTATTTTGATATGTAAAACTATCAGCTAAGTATAAACGTACATGAGAGTTAATTCGTTTGGGATTAGCACAAGGACCAATATAGGCAAAAATAGAATCTCCTTCTTGTGTTATTTTTTTCCATACCCTATGTATAATATGACTTTTGCCAGTACCTCGATCACCTTTAATTGTAAT
The window above is part of the Dolichospermum sp. DET69 genome. Proteins encoded here:
- a CDS encoding L-threonylcarbamoyladenylate synthase, whose translation is MNLSLSGLIEAAKTGKLISFPTDTVPALATIPTQAELIYAAKQRSFDKPLILMAAKAEDLWDYVQGSEIEYQIWQKIVNQYWPGALTLVLPASDKIPQVMNPHDPSTIGIRVPNNPIAQTILAQTGPMATTSANLSGQPALETKAEIEAQFPEVLTLEAIEYQGLGIPSTVAKWTENNWQILRQGSIKLDNYEL
- a CDS encoding PIN domain-containing protein; this translates as MIIVDTGALLALFNQRDTYHFQAQIAFNNISEPLISTYPVVTETCYMLTQFASDTASFNFLKSFCLGAFEIFYLEKYHVERIIELMENYANLPMDLADASLVVLAEHLQNGRIFTKEGNREQGTGNREQGTDKKHSFAPV
- a CDS encoding CopG family transcriptional regulator is translated as MQLEIQLDDDCVQKLAYIQEQTNQDFSEAIKQAIEKYYNQVQTNNKPPLAIFKELGLVGCFNGDSDLSVTYKTKMADYLQDKQKEERL
- a CDS encoding HAMP domain-containing histidine kinase; this encodes MNFSNWLYLGTGVGLGIGICKLFLQSVKSPSISIQNAPQQQENPLLQELQQTQLAYHQAREMSQFQAGFLARISHELRSPLSSIIGLHQLILADLCENPEEEREFIGQAHQKSLKLLKLIDEILNVSKIESGRNKLDIQTLQLSEFLEEIYNLTYLLAVNRNYPFVLSPSDSEIHILADYHWLKQVLINLINTTIDKMEEGNIYLSSNLSLTGNYANIWLDVPTETVIISESIDLMKSEHQTNQKNIVLSAGMKLAINQSLVELMGGKLEILSFPTNKEDTPQLTRLQISMPIETVANKSPQS
- a CDS encoding aspartyl protease, translating into MIEGYFGDGGRLFFEVELITTDGLNLPVDTLFDTGFTGFMAINKQDLQGLNWPFISKEKLRTAQGESRFDLYSGKVILDNQEYKIPVYAGDELTEILLGSAWLEFLPLVVNFQQSILTLG
- a CDS encoding DUF1802 family protein: MNIQIMNGIQLPAFDIEMLALGKLIVVPFKQFQNEGKSFWLYPSQKLPDNLSLEEYYQPEYLAKAKNALAKYSTYPIHLKFWARCEYQWRINPEQKDLLPKIAQSTIWNLTALEKIFEQQKFLKLLILRVYYLSKHCIVNIPTDTGSFYWTKSEDIVNHASENDISVVSDSSFSNRKSLILSGNISPYQNIETLQFQCQNISATNPDIEKLNHDIKQFLGWYSVPPITKLDQSLDWIKTITTLGDRSIELEEKKSNYQAGTDFENIARDSLDFLGFKVETAYKGGAGGLDLYCSQPYALVCECKAGKSIPSRTVEELIKLGGMHLGREQFINSAKLVIGPGNATSDTQKSSQQWKVSIIKAMTLQKLVELKAKYPGAINLIELQKYLEPGQIDDKINEYIDKIEKEIKLRSHIIQLVKNYLQNSGIESAGVDTLDGAYFGSNPPQPLKPGEMHEILIELSSPLTGYLGREKANDGKTDKFYYLRDLPIN